The following proteins are encoded in a genomic region of Leifsonia psychrotolerans:
- a CDS encoding MFS transporter has protein sequence MTDSSAPRLWAGRSLALVGILLVAANLRTAVTALSPIVTQISADVPLGALALGILGMLPPVCFAVFGIMTPVFVRRASLESVLIVALVAITVGDLARGFSGSVGWLIASSAVAFAGMGAGNVLLPPLVKKYFPDRVGLVTALYATMLAFSTLIPPLIAVPVADSAGWRISLGLWFVLGILALLPWLSLLVRHRSGRRPTPVIEEADPAILNRIWGSSIAWALAVLFAASSLNAYAMFAWLPQLLMQVAGSSAGEAGNLLSVYAAVGVPASIIIPILAVRLRSVAPLIYLATLSFVIGYLGLLLVPTTATWLWSALAGLGTSLFPLALVLINLRTRTHAGSVALSGFVQSIGYTLGAVGPLLFGIFHEQTGGWDLGLYFLLGTAVVALVAGIVVARPHLLEDDLARRGPATS, from the coding sequence GTGACTGACTCTTCTGCCCCCAGACTGTGGGCGGGTCGCTCACTCGCCCTCGTGGGGATTCTGTTGGTGGCGGCAAACTTGCGCACCGCCGTCACCGCGCTCTCGCCGATCGTGACGCAGATCAGCGCGGATGTCCCGTTGGGGGCTCTCGCTCTCGGAATTCTCGGCATGCTGCCGCCCGTCTGTTTTGCCGTCTTCGGCATCATGACGCCTGTCTTCGTGCGGCGCGCCAGCCTCGAGAGTGTTCTTATTGTTGCTCTCGTCGCGATCACGGTGGGCGATCTTGCCCGCGGGTTTTCCGGCTCGGTGGGCTGGCTTATTGCTAGCAGCGCCGTGGCCTTCGCCGGCATGGGTGCCGGCAATGTCTTGCTTCCTCCGTTGGTGAAGAAGTATTTTCCCGACCGCGTGGGACTCGTCACGGCTCTCTACGCCACGATGCTGGCTTTCAGCACCCTGATTCCACCGCTCATCGCAGTGCCGGTTGCCGATTCCGCCGGGTGGCGGATCTCGCTCGGGCTCTGGTTCGTTCTGGGGATCCTCGCACTCCTGCCCTGGCTGAGCCTCCTCGTTCGACACCGCTCCGGACGCCGGCCGACACCGGTCATCGAGGAGGCAGATCCCGCGATCCTCAACCGAATCTGGGGGTCGTCGATCGCCTGGGCCCTCGCCGTTCTGTTCGCCGCCTCGTCGCTGAACGCCTACGCGATGTTCGCCTGGCTGCCTCAACTGCTCATGCAGGTGGCCGGCTCGAGCGCGGGTGAGGCGGGCAACTTGCTTTCGGTCTACGCGGCGGTCGGAGTTCCGGCCTCGATCATCATCCCGATTCTTGCGGTGCGGCTGCGCAGCGTCGCCCCGCTGATTTATCTGGCGACGCTCAGCTTCGTGATCGGTTACCTCGGGTTGCTCCTCGTCCCGACGACGGCGACCTGGTTGTGGTCGGCCCTAGCCGGGCTCGGAACCTCTCTTTTCCCGCTTGCCCTGGTGCTGATCAATCTGCGCACACGGACGCATGCCGGCTCGGTGGCGCTCAGCGGCTTCGTCCAGAGCATTGGCTATACCCTGGGCGCCGTCGGCCCACTCCTCTTCGGCATCTTCCACGAGCAGACCGGCGGCTGGGATCTGGGGTTGTACTTCCTCCTCGGCACAGCCGTCGTGGCCTTGGTCGCCGGGATCGTCGTTGCGCGTCCGCACCTGCTTGAAGACGATCTGGCCCGTCGGGGCCCGGCAACATCCTAG
- a CDS encoding bifunctional riboflavin kinase/FAD synthetase yields MKRLNGLGEVPLDWPASAVSIGKFDGVHAGHRAIIAEMKLLAERDELATAVVTFDRHPLSLLSPGDCPPALVSLDQKLELLAASGIDATLVLEFDSALSSLPAEEFISRILVDAMHAKHVLVGKDFRFGARGAGDSQLLTSLGATYGYETHRIDDVGPDNEQRVSSTGIRRLLADGDVHAARDQLGHVPTVRGVVVHGAARGRELGFPTANLSTESEGLIPADGVYAGWLTDAGVRYPAAISVGNNPTFEGVPHKQVEAYVLDEDIDLYGHVVEVSFVERIRGMVAFTGIDPLIRQIADDVDRVRAILT; encoded by the coding sequence ATGAAGCGCCTCAATGGCCTCGGCGAGGTTCCCCTCGACTGGCCGGCATCCGCTGTGAGCATCGGCAAGTTCGACGGCGTACACGCCGGTCACCGAGCCATCATCGCGGAGATGAAATTACTCGCCGAGCGCGACGAACTCGCGACCGCCGTGGTCACGTTCGACCGGCATCCGCTCTCATTGCTCTCACCGGGGGACTGCCCTCCTGCTCTTGTCAGTCTCGACCAGAAGCTCGAATTGCTGGCGGCTTCCGGCATCGACGCGACGCTTGTGCTCGAGTTCGATAGCGCGTTGTCGTCGTTGCCCGCGGAGGAATTCATCAGCCGCATTCTTGTCGACGCCATGCACGCCAAACATGTGCTGGTCGGCAAGGATTTTCGATTTGGCGCGCGGGGAGCGGGTGATAGTCAGCTGCTGACGAGCCTCGGTGCGACGTACGGTTACGAAACCCACCGGATCGACGATGTCGGTCCCGACAACGAACAGCGTGTCTCGTCGACGGGGATTCGCCGGCTTCTGGCCGACGGCGACGTGCACGCGGCGCGGGATCAGTTGGGCCACGTGCCGACCGTGCGAGGCGTCGTCGTACACGGCGCGGCGCGGGGGCGCGAACTCGGCTTTCCGACCGCCAACCTCTCGACGGAGTCCGAGGGGTTGATTCCGGCAGACGGTGTCTATGCCGGGTGGTTGACGGATGCCGGCGTGCGCTACCCCGCGGCCATCTCGGTGGGCAATAACCCCACCTTCGAGGGCGTTCCGCACAAGCAAGTCGAGGCGTATGTGCTCGACGAAGACATCGACCTGTACGGGCACGTCGTCGAGGTCTCATTCGTCGAACGTATTCGCGGAATGGTCGCCTTCACCGGCATCGACCCGCTGATCAGACAGATCGCTGACGATGTCGACAGGGTGCGCGCCATCCTCACGTAA
- the truB gene encoding tRNA pseudouridine(55) synthase TruB, whose amino-acid sequence MSAASGLLLVDKTPGWTSHDAVARTRRLAGTRKVGHAGTLDPMATGLLILGVNSSTRLLTWVVGLDKEYFATIRLGAATTTDDKEGEQISLASPGVVATLSPDAIAAGIRDLTGDIEQSPSSVSAIKVDGKRAYALVRAGEEVALPPRPVTVSEFELLSATPADGFLDLEVRVVCSTGTYIRALARDLGSALEVGGHLTSLRRTRIGPFGVDAAQTLDELDAVGSLITPAAAATLLFPRLDLTAQQTIDLGHGKRIELAGTSVSEVATDAPIAAIAPDGRLVGLVGRRGTQGKTLVNFPPDDVEAASQTPGGAA is encoded by the coding sequence GTGAGCGCGGCATCTGGCCTGCTTCTGGTCGATAAGACGCCGGGCTGGACCAGCCACGACGCCGTCGCCCGCACCCGTCGCCTGGCCGGCACCCGCAAGGTCGGTCACGCCGGCACGCTCGACCCGATGGCCACCGGCCTGCTTATTCTCGGGGTGAACAGCTCGACCCGTTTGCTCACCTGGGTCGTCGGTCTCGACAAGGAGTACTTCGCCACGATTCGTCTCGGTGCGGCAACGACCACCGACGACAAAGAGGGCGAGCAGATCTCGCTCGCCTCGCCCGGGGTTGTCGCGACGCTCAGCCCAGACGCGATCGCGGCCGGCATCCGTGATCTCACCGGGGACATCGAACAATCTCCCAGCTCGGTCAGCGCCATCAAGGTCGACGGCAAGCGAGCGTATGCTCTCGTGCGCGCGGGCGAAGAGGTCGCGCTGCCCCCCCGCCCGGTGACGGTGAGTGAGTTCGAGCTGCTCTCGGCGACCCCTGCCGACGGGTTTCTCGATCTCGAGGTGCGGGTCGTCTGCTCGACCGGCACATACATTCGTGCCCTCGCTCGTGATCTCGGTTCGGCCCTTGAAGTCGGCGGCCATCTGACCAGCCTGCGCCGCACGCGCATCGGACCGTTCGGCGTCGACGCGGCACAGACCCTCGATGAGCTCGACGCCGTCGGCTCCCTGATCACGCCGGCCGCTGCCGCAACCCTGCTGTTCCCGCGGCTCGACCTCACGGCGCAGCAGACCATCGACCTGGGTCACGGGAAGCGCATCGAGCTTGCCGGCACCAGCGTGAGCGAGGTGGCGACGGATGCCCCGATCGCCGCGATCGCTCCGGATGGTCGGCTCGTCGGGCTGGTCGGTCGCCGGGGCACGCAGGGGAAGACCCTGGTCAATTTTCCGCCGGACGACGTCGAAGCGGCATCTCAGACGCCGGGAGGTGCCGCATGA
- a CDS encoding TetR/AcrR family transcriptional regulator has translation MSSVSESFSAQNPSAERIPAAERREQILAAASQVFGARGYAGATTDQVAQAAGISQPYVVRMFGTKENLFIEVIERSLSRLMTVFRGEIAKTDPQAADPADTDPAYTDLLSARLGRAYIDLIEDRGILLSLMHGFLTGHDPAIGAAARTGFLDIYRLLRDEAGFEPDQVREFLADGMLFNTLLALRLPDAYDNDEAARELMDCTFRTKLDLVLGASAAHWSEETA, from the coding sequence ATGTCAAGCGTGAGCGAGTCATTTTCTGCACAGAATCCCAGTGCTGAACGCATCCCCGCCGCGGAACGCCGCGAGCAGATTTTGGCGGCAGCCAGCCAGGTGTTTGGCGCGCGTGGCTATGCCGGCGCCACGACCGATCAGGTGGCGCAGGCGGCCGGCATCAGCCAACCGTACGTGGTGCGTATGTTCGGCACGAAAGAGAATCTTTTCATCGAGGTGATCGAGCGCTCGCTCAGTCGACTGATGACGGTTTTTCGGGGGGAGATCGCGAAGACCGACCCTCAAGCCGCCGATCCGGCTGACACCGATCCGGCTTACACCGACCTTCTGAGTGCCCGTCTCGGCCGCGCGTACATCGACCTGATTGAAGACCGCGGCATCCTGCTCTCGCTGATGCACGGCTTCCTCACCGGTCACGACCCGGCGATCGGAGCGGCGGCCCGTACGGGATTTCTCGACATCTACCGGTTGCTGCGCGACGAGGCGGGGTTCGAACCTGATCAGGTTCGGGAGTTCCTAGCCGATGGCATGCTTTTCAATACCCTGCTCGCTCTGCGTCTGCCCGACGCCTATGACAACGATGAGGCTGCACGCGAACTCATGGACTGTACATTCCGCACCAAGCTTGACCTTGTCTTGGGCGCTTCGGCCGCCCACTGGTCCGAGGAAACCGCGTGA
- a CDS encoding DHA2 family efflux MFS transporter permease subunit → MNVVAARRIPIWLAITAASVPMFMATLDNLVVTSALPVIARDLTASIEELQWVINAYALAFATFMLMAVALGDRLGRRTVFLVGIGVFTLASAAAALSDTPTLLIAARAVQGVGAAALMPLSLTLLAGSVPLRLRPAAIGIWGGVSGLGVALGPLIGGAVVQGWNWQAIFWLNVPIGILAVPLVLFALPNSFGERVRADMLGLVLAGLGVFGLVFGIVRGNDAGWDSAEVLGALIGGGSLLVVFVFWETRAPAPLLPLRLFRDRSFTVSNIVGITFSFGIFGAVFILIQFLQIVQGYTPLEAGLLTMPWTLAPMIVAPLTGLFSSRTGTRVPIVVGLVLLTMSMGWLAVVMSATVPYREIVPAFVLAGIGMGLVFAPISTAVLANMVPADHAKASGTNSTLREIGVALGVAVLTAVFAGAGGQLTPTGYVGAAIPAIWTAAGVLAAAAVIALAMPSKKQAAAAAAAIRAENPSVTEHETDLSARAPAPRMSSAS, encoded by the coding sequence GTGAACGTCGTCGCCGCGCGCCGCATTCCGATCTGGCTGGCCATCACCGCGGCATCCGTGCCCATGTTCATGGCCACGCTCGATAATCTGGTTGTCACCAGCGCGCTGCCCGTGATCGCGCGCGACCTGACCGCCTCGATCGAAGAACTGCAGTGGGTGATCAACGCCTACGCGTTGGCGTTCGCGACGTTTATGCTCATGGCGGTCGCGTTGGGCGACAGGCTCGGCCGACGCACGGTGTTCCTCGTCGGCATCGGCGTGTTCACGCTGGCCTCGGCCGCGGCGGCCCTGAGCGACACCCCCACGCTGCTCATTGCCGCCCGCGCCGTGCAGGGTGTCGGCGCCGCGGCCCTGATGCCGCTCTCGCTGACTCTGCTGGCCGGTTCGGTGCCGCTCCGGTTGCGTCCGGCGGCAATCGGAATCTGGGGCGGCGTCTCGGGCCTCGGTGTGGCCCTCGGCCCACTGATCGGCGGGGCCGTGGTGCAGGGCTGGAACTGGCAGGCGATCTTCTGGCTCAACGTTCCCATCGGCATCCTGGCCGTTCCTCTGGTGCTGTTCGCTCTGCCGAACAGCTTCGGCGAGCGGGTGCGCGCCGACATGCTCGGCCTCGTGCTTGCCGGACTGGGCGTGTTCGGTCTCGTCTTCGGAATCGTGCGCGGCAATGACGCCGGCTGGGACAGTGCCGAGGTGCTCGGTGCCCTGATCGGCGGAGGCAGCCTGCTCGTCGTGTTCGTCTTCTGGGAGACCCGAGCTCCTGCCCCGCTGTTGCCGTTGCGACTGTTTCGCGATCGCAGCTTCACCGTGTCGAATATCGTGGGCATCACGTTCAGCTTCGGTATCTTCGGTGCGGTCTTCATCTTGATCCAGTTTCTGCAAATCGTGCAGGGGTACACCCCGCTCGAAGCCGGCCTGCTGACGATGCCGTGGACCCTCGCTCCCATGATCGTCGCGCCGCTCACTGGTCTGTTCAGTTCTCGGACCGGCACCCGCGTGCCGATCGTGGTCGGGCTGGTGCTTTTAACGATGTCGATGGGTTGGCTCGCCGTGGTGATGTCGGCGACCGTGCCCTACCGCGAGATCGTGCCGGCCTTCGTGTTGGCTGGAATCGGGATGGGCCTGGTCTTCGCGCCGATCTCGACCGCGGTGCTCGCGAACATGGTACCGGCCGACCACGCGAAGGCCTCGGGCACCAATTCGACGCTGCGTGAGATCGGTGTGGCGCTCGGCGTCGCAGTGCTCACCGCTGTGTTCGCCGGCGCAGGTGGGCAACTCACACCGACGGGTTATGTGGGCGCGGCAATTCCAGCGATTTGGACCGCCGCCGGTGTTTTGGCCGCTGCCGCCGTGATCGCGCTCGCGATGCCATCGAAAAAGCAGGCGGCCGCGGCGGCTGCGGCCATCCGTGCCGAGAACCCCTCCGTAACAGAGCACGAAACGGATCTATCGGCCCGGGCGCCGGCACCGCGCATGTCCAGCGCCTCCTAG
- a CDS encoding ketopantoate reductase family protein yields MRIAVIGAGALGGTFATLLTRAGHEVTVTARGAGLAAIRADGIRLRGGFGEAHARPAVLERLVERPELTLVCTKAQDAEAAIGENAVMINGSPVIVVQNGLDGVQTAKRLLPHSECFGALSIIAANYTEPGQVTVTTAAPTYLGRGDGPIDQETRRWQRVLNEAVPTRAIENFIGAQWTKLIVNMLNALPAITGLSVQQVIAHPGLRRVMTASMREAVRVGAGRNVRFGALQSLSNRSLRVFARLPLWAGQILPLRMRRRMGAVPNRGSTLQSITRGQRTEIDFLNGAIVREATAAGLPAPINTLLTALVHEVERSGAFLTPAAVLTRADVLLHAE; encoded by the coding sequence ATGCGCATTGCAGTGATCGGAGCCGGGGCACTCGGTGGCACCTTTGCCACACTCTTGACCCGCGCGGGCCATGAGGTTACCGTCACCGCGCGGGGCGCGGGCCTCGCCGCGATCCGGGCCGACGGGATCCGTCTTCGCGGCGGATTCGGCGAGGCACACGCCCGGCCAGCCGTGCTCGAACGGCTCGTCGAACGTCCCGAACTCACCCTGGTCTGTACAAAGGCGCAGGATGCCGAGGCCGCGATCGGCGAGAACGCCGTCATGATCAACGGTTCCCCCGTGATCGTCGTGCAGAACGGGCTCGACGGCGTGCAGACCGCGAAGCGACTCCTGCCCCACTCCGAGTGTTTCGGTGCGTTGTCGATCATCGCCGCGAACTACACCGAACCGGGACAGGTGACGGTGACGACCGCGGCACCCACCTACCTCGGCCGCGGCGACGGGCCGATCGATCAGGAAACCCGCCGGTGGCAACGCGTGCTCAATGAGGCGGTGCCGACCCGTGCGATCGAGAACTTCATCGGCGCCCAGTGGACCAAGCTCATCGTCAATATGCTGAACGCCCTGCCCGCCATCACCGGTTTGAGCGTGCAGCAGGTCATTGCCCACCCGGGTCTTCGTCGCGTGATGACGGCGAGCATGCGGGAAGCCGTGCGGGTGGGTGCCGGGCGCAACGTGCGCTTTGGTGCCTTGCAGTCACTCAGCAACCGCAGTCTGCGCGTGTTCGCCCGGCTTCCGCTGTGGGCCGGACAGATCCTGCCGCTCCGCATGCGCCGTCGCATGGGAGCGGTTCCGAACCGGGGCTCCACGCTTCAGAGCATCACCCGGGGCCAGCGAACCGAGATTGACTTTCTGAATGGGGCGATCGTACGTGAGGCCACAGCGGCAGGCCTGCCAGCTCCGATCAACACGCTACTCACCGCGCTCGTGCACGAGGTCGAGCGCTCGGGGGCGTTTCTCACGCCCGCTGCCGTGCTGACGCGCGCCGACGTCCTGCTGCACGCCGAATAA
- a CDS encoding uridine kinase: protein MRLVSTPRIEFLRGLATEILHNYGLGRQIVAVGGPTGSGRIAFAEDLAEVFDEREHPVFRASLRYFHRSRFAQEAFGPVTPDRDYRHRYDYATLRRVLIDPFKMGVATGFVTQHWDPDRDTWIQPTWQTAPIDAILIVDGDFINRRELNGLWSYSIVLDGAPQSAADRLYEAEVNPRQIASAVVDNSNPAHPRRLLLDSC from the coding sequence ATGAGGCTTGTCTCCACACCCCGCATAGAGTTCCTTCGTGGCTTGGCCACCGAGATTTTGCACAACTATGGGCTCGGGCGGCAGATCGTCGCGGTGGGAGGCCCGACAGGTTCTGGTCGAATCGCGTTCGCCGAGGACCTGGCGGAGGTGTTCGATGAGCGCGAGCATCCGGTGTTTCGGGCATCGCTGAGATACTTCCATCGCTCGCGGTTCGCGCAGGAGGCGTTCGGCCCCGTCACGCCCGATCGGGACTACCGCCATCGCTATGACTATGCCACGCTGCGTCGAGTTCTGATCGACCCGTTCAAGATGGGGGTGGCGACAGGGTTTGTCACGCAGCACTGGGACCCGGATCGTGACACCTGGATTCAGCCGACCTGGCAGACAGCCCCGATTGACGCCATTCTGATCGTCGACGGAGACTTCATCAACCGGCGCGAATTGAACGGCCTCTGGTCGTACAGCATTGTTCTTGACGGGGCGCCGCAGTCAGCGGCCGACCGCCTCTACGAAGCCGAGGTGAACCCGCGCCAGATCGCGTCGGCCGTGGTCGACAACTCGAATCCGGCACACCCCCGACGACTGTTGCTCGACAGCTGTTAG
- a CDS encoding A/G-specific adenine glycosylase, whose amino-acid sequence MKDTRPVPTLAPPINAWFHANARDLPWRRDGFSAWGTLVSEFMLQQTPVNRVIPKLEAWLERWPTPAALASVPASEAVRAWATLGYPRRALWLHAAAVQIDERHGGEVPDDVDELLALTGVGDYTARAVAAFAYGHRHPVVDTNTRRVIARAVAGQAEPAPPSRTRDLEAMEALLPDDRGEAAAFNAAIMELGAVVCAAKSPRCDVCPIRNVCAWRAAGYPAYDGPRKAMQKKYEGSDRQVRGLIMAELRSTHRPVTDAEVVSLWSDAAQRDRALAGLLADGLAVPAPSGGYLLPG is encoded by the coding sequence ATGAAAGACACTCGCCCTGTGCCCACTCTCGCGCCACCGATCAACGCCTGGTTCCATGCGAATGCCCGGGATCTCCCGTGGCGTCGCGACGGTTTCTCGGCCTGGGGCACCCTGGTCAGCGAGTTCATGCTGCAGCAGACTCCCGTGAACCGGGTGATCCCCAAGCTCGAAGCCTGGCTCGAACGCTGGCCGACACCGGCCGCCCTCGCCTCGGTTCCCGCCAGTGAGGCCGTGCGCGCCTGGGCCACTCTTGGCTACCCCCGCCGGGCTTTGTGGCTGCATGCGGCAGCTGTTCAGATCGACGAGCGGCACGGCGGGGAGGTGCCCGACGACGTCGACGAGTTGCTCGCGCTGACGGGTGTCGGTGATTACACCGCGCGTGCCGTCGCCGCCTTTGCCTATGGCCACCGGCATCCGGTCGTGGACACGAACACTCGCCGAGTGATCGCCCGGGCCGTGGCGGGTCAGGCAGAACCGGCTCCGCCCAGCCGCACCCGTGACCTCGAAGCGATGGAGGCGCTGCTGCCCGACGACCGTGGCGAGGCTGCGGCCTTCAACGCCGCAATCATGGAACTGGGGGCGGTCGTCTGCGCGGCGAAATCGCCGCGCTGCGACGTATGCCCGATTCGGAATGTGTGTGCCTGGCGTGCCGCCGGCTACCCGGCCTACGATGGGCCGCGCAAGGCCATGCAGAAGAAGTATGAGGGAAGCGACCGGCAGGTGCGCGGCCTGATCATGGCCGAACTGCGCTCCACTCACCGCCCCGTCACCGACGCGGAAGTCGTCTCACTCTGGTCGGATGCCGCCCAGCGTGACCGTGCCCTGGCCGGTCTGCTCGCCGACGGCCTCGCCGTCCCCGCACCCAGCGGAGGTTACCTGCTGCCCGGCTGA